A region of Antedon mediterranea chromosome 8, ecAntMedi1.1, whole genome shotgun sequence DNA encodes the following proteins:
- the LOC140056441 gene encoding uncharacterized protein encodes MHRGAFYGPYGGPFPPPGFPTYGAYYHGDNSHLCTVGSATNSNDPKSKASRLFIGNLNTGYVTRRDIERVFAPYGRITGISLHKGFGFVQFTSEFNARRAKEAENNRIVAKQPIDIYVASEPDAGRPKGFKRIDYGSGAVGEKIAGASCNLRQVQHDPVSGDEPSSWKCAACGEKALSAWELMKHSAEAHQNKIYEEVTDEKP; translated from the exons ATGCATCGTGGGGCATTTTACGGTCCGTATGGAGGTCCATTTCCTCCACCTGGCTTTCCGACTTACGGAGCTTACTATCATGGCGACAACAGCCATCTATGTACAGTTGGCAGTGCTACAAACAGTAACGACCCAAAATCAAAGGCTTCCAGATTGTTTATAG GGAATCTGAACACAGGTTATGTTACAAGACGTGATATTGAACGAGTGTTTGCACCATATGGTAGAATCACTGGTATTTCTCTACATAAAGGTTTCGGTTTTGTGCAGTTTACGAGTGAATTCAATGCAAGACGAGCTAAGGAAGCTGAAAATAATAGAATTGTTGCTAAACAACCTATAG atatATATGTTGCCAGTGAGCCTGATGCAGGCAGACCAAAAGGATTCAAACGAATTGATTATGG AAGTGGTGCTGTTGGGGAAAAAATTGCTGGTGCGTCTTGTAACCTCAGACAGGTACAACATGATCCAGTCTCTGGAGATG AGCCATCTTCATGGAAATGTGCAGCTTGTGGTGAGAAGGCATTATCAGCATGGGAGCTAATGAAACATTCAGCTGAGGCTCATCAAAATAAGATATACGAAGAGGTTACAGATGAAAAACCTTAA